In the genome of Candidatus Melainabacteria bacterium, the window CAGGCTGATTTCAGCCACGTGTGACTTTCGCCCTGAGTCAATAACTACGCCATTTCCGACGTACATCGCAGAATGAATCCAGCTCGTTTTGAAAAAGATTCCAGCCATCAATTGGGAGCACGGGAAGGCGCTATTGCAATCAAGCAAGATGTCGCCTGACTCGACGATTTTCTTAACTTCTTCCCGTGCTTTTGCAGTCAATTGATAGCGGGGCGCGACGCTGACTTTCGCCTCAATCATCTTCAGCGCAAGCTTCCAAAGTAGATTCTTTCTTTTTCGCATTGCCTTCAGCGTGTGTGTGAAGCAACTATTTCCTGATCTTTCAAGAACTGTGACTCCTGAGTCAGCTCAGTGGAACTACTAGCCAAATTTTCCTCTGGATAAAACATAACGTTGGGCAACGTCCATGTCTTCAAGAATGAACTAGTTGGAATTCCCAAAACGGACAGACGCTTGTTACAAATCTTCTCTGTGGGCAAAACAAACAAATCTTCTTCAGCAGCCTCAATCTCAACCCCTGTTATTCCATTTGTCGAGAAGTGTTCATCAACCGCTCCGCCAACACCAATCAAATCGATCTCGATATTGGCTAATTCGGGATGAGAAGTTCGCAGATTCGGAAGCAGCTTAGCAGCCGGCTCTTCATTGCCACCGCTGGAGAGGCAAACAAGTTTCGGTTTCAGACCAAGTCGATTGGCAAGATTTAGCGATTCATCTATAAAGCGGAAATTCAGATGCTCTACAGATACGAGAATCTTCAGATTAGCCCATTCCTTGCACTCGCCCTGCACCACAAGCAGTGGCTTGCTGCATAAAGTCGACAATTTTTCTGCTAATGAATAGCGGAATTGAGTCGTTGTGTCGGCATGGCTCTCGTCTAACACAAGAGGTCTGTGTCCCACGACCAGCAGGTCAAAATCACTGGCGCGACGGCAAAGTTCATCGAGTGGATCACCATCAACGATAAGGCACTCGACAGCAGGGAAAACCGCTTCGAATTTTTCTGCCAGCTTCTTTCCTAAATCTCGCAACGACTGACATATCAATTCATACGCAGCGACATACATTCCACTGCCTACAAGCCCGGCACGCTCACAGCCGAACATCGCCCAGGTCTTTTTAATATCGACGACGTGTACTGCCACCAGTTTCGACGCTGTCTTCTGAGCCAGATTCCGCGCCACCTGAGCGGCTTGATAAGATTGCTCCGAGCCGCTTAAAGCCAGCAATATGGATTTTGTATTCATGACTGTTCCTCCAGTGCTATTGCTAGATTGGCAGCCCAGCACCAATTCTTCATCAATCAAGCGGATTATTTTCAGGCACTACTGCTGAGCTACGAATCATTCCGTAGGTCATTCGGGCGGATGATACTCGGCACCGCGCTTGCGGAGTATCTTTTGAACATCCGGCGACAAGATCAATGCCGGAATCAAATAACTACCTGGACGAGAGGACGAAAGAGCGACTCTACAAGAGCATCTTCGTCAAACGGTAACACGGCAAAAACATGCACAAATCATGAAGAGAGGAGAACATTATGTTCAATCTAAAACCATGGAGTCACAAGCGCACGCCTGCTAGAGTCGAAGAAGACCATCCTGTTTATGCATTGCAGAAAGAAATGAACAAGGTTTTTGAGAACTTCTTCCGCTATCCAGGATTCGGCGATTTTGCCGATCTGGGATCACTAGACAAAGAGTTTCTGTCAGCAGAATTAGCTCCTCGAATCGACATGGTCGAAACAGAGAAAGAAGTTGTCATAAAAGTCGAACTTCCTGGCATGAACGAAAAAGACATCAATGTATCGGTGAACAACGAACTGCTCACAATCTCAGGCGAAAAGAAACAAGAGAAAGAGCAGTCGGAAAAAGGCTGGTATCGAATGGAGCGTCAGTACGGTTCGTTCTGCCGAAACATTCCGCTGCCATACGAAGTTGAAAGCGACAAAGTAGATGCCGTTTATAAAAACGGAATTCTTTCACTGAAATTGCCTAAATCGGCGGTGCAGCAGAAAGCCGCGAAGCGCATCGAAGTGAAGAGCGCTTAGAACCTGAGTGCGCTGATTGAGCTTTTGTCGCTGACAGTCGGTGGCAATTGCCTGTGCACGCTCAATACAGCCCGTGATACAGCGGCGGCTGATCCACTGAACTGAACTGAATTGAGTAATTTACTCCAGCGGTTCATCAGTGAATCAGCCGCTTCAACGCGTCCGCGATGGATCAGTGGGCCAGAAGCTTCAACGCGCCACGATGGGACAGTGGGCCAGCCGCTTCAACGCGCCACGATGTCAACAACGAGATGGTCGTACAATTAGAACTCAGGGAGTTCACTTTGTTATCTCAAAATTCGACATCAAAGAGTTCAGACGAAAACCGCAGTGTGCTAGAAGTGACCTTGCACGGAGCCGCGCAAGAAGTAACGGGCTCCTGTTATTTGCTTGAAACGGCGAACGCCAGAGTTTTGATTGACTGCGGAATGTTCCAGGGGTCTGAACGACTCGAAAGAAAAAACAAACTTCCGCCTGAAATTCTGAACAAACCGCTCGACGCAGTGCTGCTAACTCACGGACATCTAGATCATTGCGGAAGACTGCCACTGCTTATCAGAGCAGGCTATACAGGTCCGATTTACGCCACGGAAGGAACCAGCGAAATTGCTGAGTTGGTTCTTCGCGACGCGGCTCGCATTGCAGAAGACGACGCCAGACGCGAAAATGAAAAACGCAAAAGAAATCGCCTGAAATTGATCAAACCCTTGTTGCGCGATCATGATGTGACCGGCGTAGTTGCATTATTTGAAACAGTTGAATACGACAAAAATCTGGATGTAGCAGAAGGAATTTCAGCACGGTTTGTAGAAGCTGGACACATTCTTGGCTCATCATGCATCCAACTGAAGGTGCACGACAGGACAAACAAATCGAGAATCGTGATTTTTTCAGGCGATATTGGGCACTGGAATGATCCGATCGTAAAAGATCCTGCGCGAATTGAAAAAGCAGATCTCGTCTTCATGGAGTCAACATATGGAGATAGAACGCGTCCATCTTTAGACCAAACATTATCTGAGTTTGAATCTATTTTGAATTTGACAATTCAAAGAAACGGAAAGATTTTTATTCCGACATTTGCAGTCGGACGAGCGCAGGAGATTCTCTACCATCTAGCCAGTTTAATGCGCACACAAAAGGTTCCGCAGGTGCCTGTTTACCTCGATAGCCCCATGGCGATCGACGCCACCAATTTGTACTCTCGCCACCGGAAAGATCTGGATGAGAGATATGAAAAAATGACATTGAACGAGCAGTTGGAGCGGGATCTCGCAACTTTCACAACGTGCGAGACCGCCGAAGAATCAAAAGCATTGAACTCTTTGGACGGACCTTGCATCATTCTGGCAGGTGCAGGCATGTGTGACGCCGGTCGCATTCTTCACCACTTGCAACACGGATTAAACGACTCCGACAACACACTAATCGTGGTTGGATACCAGGCAAGAGGCTCCCTTGGACGCGAACTAATCGAAGGCGCAAAACAAGTCAAAATTCTCGGGGAAACTATCCACGTAAGGGCGACCGTTGCAAACCTGGAAGGATTTAGCGCTCACGCCGACCAGGCGGATCTGCTCAAATGGCTGCAACCCATGGTAGCAAGCAAACCGGCAATTGTATTGACTCATGGAGAAAGCCATTCCATCGATCAACTGGCATACGAAATCAAACGGAACTTCGATCTTGTTGTAAGCAAACCGAAAGCGAATGAAACAGTTAATCTTGAATAGTGCAATGTTATAGAATGGAGTCGGTTTGCTGGGAGCATGAGAACAGAAGGGGCTGTCGTGAAAAGAATCATCGCATTATTTCTACTGTGCCTGGCTGGTCAGCCAATGGTTATTCAGCCTTCGCTGGCATCTAAGTCGAAAGCGCCAAACAAATCAAACGCAAAGTCAAATTCAAATGCAGCCAGAGGGAAGCAGTTGTATCTTTCTAATGGATGTATGGATTGTCATTCCATTGATGGCCGGGGCTGTACAGAAGGAGTCAGTCTTAGCAGTGTAGGCTTGCGTCGAGATGCAGAGTTTCTCAAGGAGCAACTATTAGATCCTGAAAAGCACGTAGAAAAAAACCGCAAAGCCTTCAACTCAGAACCAAATATGATGACGAATCCTAATCTCACGCCCAAAGAGGTTGATTTGATTGTCGATTATCTGCAGACGCTAAAAAAGCCCATTCCCAAGAAGGGGCTAAAATCGAAG includes:
- a CDS encoding Hsp20/alpha crystallin family protein, which encodes MFNLKPWSHKRTPARVEEDHPVYALQKEMNKVFENFFRYPGFGDFADLGSLDKEFLSAELAPRIDMVETEKEVVIKVELPGMNEKDINVSVNNELLTISGEKKQEKEQSEKGWYRMERQYGSFCRNIPLPYEVESDKVDAVYKNGILSLKLPKSAVQQKAAKRIEVKSA
- a CDS encoding MBL fold metallo-hydrolase, whose amino-acid sequence is MDQWARSFNAPRWDSGPAASTRHDVNNEMVVQLELREFTLLSQNSTSKSSDENRSVLEVTLHGAAQEVTGSCYLLETANARVLIDCGMFQGSERLERKNKLPPEILNKPLDAVLLTHGHLDHCGRLPLLIRAGYTGPIYATEGTSEIAELVLRDAARIAEDDARRENEKRKRNRLKLIKPLLRDHDVTGVVALFETVEYDKNLDVAEGISARFVEAGHILGSSCIQLKVHDRTNKSRIVIFSGDIGHWNDPIVKDPARIEKADLVFMESTYGDRTRPSLDQTLSEFESILNLTIQRNGKIFIPTFAVGRAQEILYHLASLMRTQKVPQVPVYLDSPMAIDATNLYSRHRKDLDERYEKMTLNEQLERDLATFTTCETAEESKALNSLDGPCIILAGAGMCDAGRILHHLQHGLNDSDNTLIVVGYQARGSLGRELIEGAKQVKILGETIHVRATVANLEGFSAHADQADLLKWLQPMVASKPAIVLTHGESHSIDQLAYEIKRNFDLVVSKPKANETVNLE
- a CDS encoding cytochrome c — translated: MRTEGAVVKRIIALFLLCLAGQPMVIQPSLASKSKAPNKSNAKSNSNAARGKQLYLSNGCMDCHSIDGRGCTEGVSLSSVGLRRDAEFLKEQLLDPEKHVEKNRKAFNSEPNMMTNPNLTPKEVDLIVDYLQTLKKPIPKKGLKSKDYNTL
- a CDS encoding universal stress protein gives rise to the protein MNTKSILLALSGSEQSYQAAQVARNLAQKTASKLVAVHVVDIKKTWAMFGCERAGLVGSGMYVAAYELICQSLRDLGKKLAEKFEAVFPAVECLIVDGDPLDELCRRASDFDLLVVGHRPLVLDESHADTTTQFRYSLAEKLSTLCSKPLLVVQGECKEWANLKILVSVEHLNFRFIDESLNLANRLGLKPKLVCLSSGGNEEPAAKLLPNLRTSHPELANIEIDLIGVGGAVDEHFSTNGITGVEIEAAEEDLFVLPTEKICNKRLSVLGIPTSSFLKTWTLPNVMFYPEENLASSSTELTQESQFLKDQEIVASHTR